The genomic window ACGGCGGCGGATGTGTCCATCGTATTGCCCTCTAGATTTGCCTAGGGTCGTTTCCGCAAAAGCCAATAACTCCTCATCTTCGACGATTGGGTTCAATTCTAAAGCGCTGAGGGTGTTGGCTTTAAATAGCACTAGCATTGACGCTGATAAAAAAGCTTGTCCTGACTGGGACAAGTCCGTTTCATAAGCTGTGGGCATTGTTTCTTGGTTAGCCAAGAGTTTAATTAAATAGCGATCAATAACTTCAATTACCTGCACGTCCCAAGGATCGATCTCGCCTTTTTGGGCAAGCTCAATTAAAAGGGCAATACTTGCAAACAGTTGATCGGTATTCATAAATAGGGATGTTTGGTATAAGTGCGATCGCCCTCAATAAGTTTGAGCAATTAGCTTTTAGTTATAAAACATTTTGTGTCAATTAGTTATTGCTGTGGGGCGAATCCTCTCCAAGCGTCACGGTAGAGATAACGTCATTAGTTTGCTGGGCGCGAATAGCGTCAATTGTGCCTTTAATTGTGCCAGCAATTGGCACGGCAACAAGCGCTCCCAAAAATCCAGCTATTTCTGCTCCCATCAATAAAGCGACAAAAATCCAGATAGGATTAAGCCCGGTAAAATTGCCCAGGAGTCTAGGAGCGAGAATATTATCTTTAATTTGTTGCACGGCGATCGCAAATAATGCCGTTTGCACAGCTAACCACCAATTTTGAACTAAAACCAAAAGCGTAACTAAGCTAATTCCTAAAGTTGCGCCAATAAATGGAATCAACTCCGCCGAGCCAATTAGTAGCGCAAATAGTAAAGCAAAAGGTAGCCTCAAAGCTAGAAAGATCGGCGTTAAAACCACAAACATAAATAAGCCCAGCATTAACTGCGTAACAAAAAAATTATGGAAGTTTAGCTGTAAAGAAGCATTGAAAGCCGAGCCAAAGGGAGAAGGTAGTAACTCAATTAATCCTCTCCAGACGACTTTGCCGTACAACAGCATATAAAAAGCTAGTACCACCACAAACACAGTGTCAACTAGCCCGGATAGCGTTCCTAAAGCCAAGCCAAAAGCTTCTCCTGCTAATACTTGTACTTGGCTCTCTACGCGGGCGGTAATCCGATTGCTAAAGCCCGTCAGATCCAAGGGTAAGCGCCTAGCTCTAGCCCATTTGTCCAACCATGCCAAATTATCTTGACTCCTCTCTAACCAAGCGGGAATGCCTTGTAATAGTTCTTGCAACTGCTCAAAAATTAACGGCACAAGTGTGAAAGCAAAAATCACTAACAGCGATAGGCTAACAAGCAAAACAATAATCACCGCTTGAGTGCGACTGATGCCTACCCTTTCAAAAAATTTGACTGGGTAATTTAATAAAAAAGCTAGAATTGCCGCAACGATCAATACTGTAAACAAATGGTCGAAGTAACTAACCGCCTGGGATATTACCCAAACATTTATTGCCACAACTGGAGCGCCCAAACCAATAATAATTAAGCGTTGAAAAGAGGCTAAACGGCGCATTTCAAGTAACCTATACTATGGAGACTCCCATTTCAAGCATTCTCAGATGGACATTAGCGTAGCCAATCTTCGCCAAGATTACACGAAAGATGGATTAAGGGAAATAGATTTAGATCCCGATCCTGTTAAGCAATTTAAAACATGGTTTGACCAAGCCTTAGCCGCCCAGTTGCCCGAACCAAATGCTATGACCCTTGCTACAGCAACAATTGATGGCAAACCGTCAGCGCGGATGGTGTTGCTTAAAGACTTTAGCGATCGCGGTTTTGTCTTTTATACTAATTATCTCAGCCACAAAGGGCAGGAATTAACAACTAATCCTCAAGCTGCTTTAGTTTTTTGGTGGGCGCAGTTAGAGCGCCAAGTCCGCATTGAGGGGAAAGTTGAACTTGTTTCCCCCCCTGAATCTGATGAGTATTTCCACCAACGCCCAATTAATAGTCAATTAGGCGCTTGGGTATCAAATCAAAGTCAAATAGTCAATAGTCGCGAGGTTTTGGAACAACGTCAAGCCCAGTTAAAAGCTCAATACGAACAGCAAATTGTTCCTCGTCCCCAGCATTGGGGAGGTTTTCGGGTTGTACCTACCGCTCTTGAGTTTTGGCAAGGAAGACCTAGCCGCCTGCACGATCGCTTGCTGTATCGCCGCCTTGAAAATAATAGCTGGTCAATTGAGCGTTTAGCTCCTTAGCAAATTACTGATTTTGAGGGGTTGGAGCTAAAAAGGTTTGGGGATCGGGCATAAAACTATACCTCAAGAAAATTCCCAAAGCGACAAATAGACAAATAAATACTGTACCGATGCCTAAAAAGTCCGGCATCCAAAAAACTACTTCTATATGGTTCAATTGCCCAGGTTGTAGTTTCCACAACATTTGTTGTCCGTAAGTTTGTGGAGGAATAGAGTTTGCTGATTTTTCGATGCTTCGACCCCCCCAAGGAGTATTTAGACTAAATTCTAAATCAAACACCGCACCTGGACTAACTAAAACATTACCGTTATTGGCAATTAAAGAAAGACTCCGCAAATCTAAGTCATAAGTCAGGACTTGGCGTGATAGTAGCAATAGGTTGTTTTGAGCTACTTCTAGCTTAGAATCAATTTTTGGTAGTTCTTCGCTTGTTTTAGTTGAGTTTTGTGGCTCTACGGGATTAAAAAACTGATTAAATTTTGTCTCTAAATCCGCGCCATTATTAAAGGGAATTGTCACAGTGATTTCTTCGGAGGAAAGGCGCTTAACTTTGCCTTCTAGGCGTTTGGTACGCTGTTCTATGCTATTTAGCCATTGAGTCGCCGAGTCGCCGCTAAAACTTGTTAGGCGCTCTCCTAGCTTAATATGCTGGACGATTTCGCCGTGATTGGGACGGTCAAAGTTTACGCCTACGTCATATTTTACGCAGCCAGACAGGAAAAGTGAGGCTAGGATCATTATCCAAGCTATGCGGCTGCGTTTAATCCCACTGCTAATTTTTCTAGTCAAAAATTTACTGTTCATTTTTAACGAGCTAATAAATCAAATTGTTACCATCGTAAGCTTTACAAGGAGACTTAGCGCTAATTTAAGTATTTCCCCAATAGAGCAAGCCAATGGTTAAACCAATCACCAGTAGCGATACCCAAATAAATTGATTGTCTTTAGTATTTACTTGACTTAAATCTACAGGATCGGGCGCAGTCCGTGGTTTGGG from Synechocystis sp. PCC 7509 includes these protein-coding regions:
- a CDS encoding AI-2E family transporter, producing MRRLASFQRLIIIGLGAPVVAINVWVISQAVSYFDHLFTVLIVAAILAFLLNYPVKFFERVGISRTQAVIIVLLVSLSLLVIFAFTLVPLIFEQLQELLQGIPAWLERSQDNLAWLDKWARARRLPLDLTGFSNRITARVESQVQVLAGEAFGLALGTLSGLVDTVFVVVLAFYMLLYGKVVWRGLIELLPSPFGSAFNASLQLNFHNFFVTQLMLGLFMFVVLTPIFLALRLPFALLFALLIGSAELIPFIGATLGISLVTLLVLVQNWWLAVQTALFAIAVQQIKDNILAPRLLGNFTGLNPIWIFVALLMGAEIAGFLGALVAVPIAGTIKGTIDAIRAQQTNDVISTVTLGEDSPHSNN
- the pdxH gene encoding pyridoxamine 5'-phosphate oxidase; this translates as MDISVANLRQDYTKDGLREIDLDPDPVKQFKTWFDQALAAQLPEPNAMTLATATIDGKPSARMVLLKDFSDRGFVFYTNYLSHKGQELTTNPQAALVFWWAQLERQVRIEGKVELVSPPESDEYFHQRPINSQLGAWVSNQSQIVNSREVLEQRQAQLKAQYEQQIVPRPQHWGGFRVVPTALEFWQGRPSRLHDRLLYRRLENNSWSIERLAP
- a CDS encoding DUF3153 domain-containing protein — its product is MNSKFLTRKISSGIKRSRIAWIMILASLFLSGCVKYDVGVNFDRPNHGEIVQHIKLGERLTSFSGDSATQWLNSIEQRTKRLEGKVKRLSSEEITVTIPFNNGADLETKFNQFFNPVEPQNSTKTSEELPKIDSKLEVAQNNLLLLSRQVLTYDLDLRSLSLIANNGNVLVSPGAVFDLEFSLNTPWGGRSIEKSANSIPPQTYGQQMLWKLQPGQLNHIEVVFWMPDFLGIGTVFICLFVALGIFLRYSFMPDPQTFLAPTPQNQ